The proteins below are encoded in one region of Mus caroli chromosome 10, CAROLI_EIJ_v1.1, whole genome shotgun sequence:
- the Actr6 gene encoding actin-related protein 6 isoform X2 yields the protein MYQVDFLDTNIIITEPYFNFTSIQESMNEILFEEYQFQAVLRVNAGALSAHRYFRDNPSELCCIIVDSGYSFTHIVPYCRSKKKKEAIIRINVGGKLLTNHLKEIISYRQLHVMDETHVINQVKEDVCYVSQDFYKDMDIAKLKGEDNTVMIDYVLPDFSTIKKGFCKPREEMVLSGKYKSGEQILRLANERFAVPEILFNPSDIGIQEMGIPEAIVYSIQNLPEEMQPHFFKNIVLTGGNSLFPGFRERVYSEVRCLTPTDYDVSVVLPENPITYSWEGGKLISENDDFEDMVVTREDYEENGHSVCEEKFDI from the exons ATGTATCAG GTTGATTTTTTAGATACTAATATTATTATAACAGAACCATATTTTAACTTCACTTCAATCCAAGAATCAATGAATGAGATCCTATTTGAAGAATATCAGTTCCAAGCAGTATTAAGAGTAAATG CCGGCGCGCTCAGCGCACACAGGTATTTCCGAGATAACCCTTCTGAGCTGTGCTGCATCATTGTTGACAGTGGCTATTCCTTCACGCACATTGTTCCTTACtgtagaagcaaaaagaaaaaagaagcaattaTTCG GATAAATGTGGGTGGAAAGCTCTTAACGAACCATCTAAAAGAGATCATATCCTACAG GCAGCTGCATGTGATGGATGAAACTCACGTGATTAATCAAGTGAAAGAAGACGTATGCTACGTGTCTCAGGATTTTTACAAAGACATGGACATTGCCAA GCTAAAAGGAGAAGACAATACAGTGATGATTGACTATGTTCTGCCTGACTTCAGTACAATTAAAAAGGGCTTTTGTAAG CCCAGAGAAGAGATGGTGCTGAGTGGGAAGTATAAATCTGGGGAACAGATTCTTCGCCTTGCCAACGAGAGATTTGCTGTGCCAGAGATACTGTTTAACCCCTCTGATATCGGCATTCAGGAGATGGGGATCCCAGAAGCCATTGTCTACTCAATCCAAAACCTACCTGAAG aaatgcagCCACATTTTTTTAAGAACATCGTTTTGACGGGAGGAAATTCCCTTTTCCCCGGATTCAGAGAGCGTGTTTACTCAGAAGTTCGGTGTTTGACGCCAACAGACTATGACGTTTCTGTCGTGCTGCCTGAGAA CCCCATCACGTACTCCTGGGAAGGTGGGAAGTTGATATCCGAAAACGATGACTTTGAAGATATGGTGGTTACAAGAGAAGATTATGAAGAAAATGGACATAGTGTCTGTGAAGAGAAATTTGATATTTAA
- the Actr6 gene encoding actin-related protein 6 isoform X1 — MTTLVLDNGAYNAKIGYSHDSVSVIPNCQFRSKTARLKTFTANQIDEIKDPSGLFYILPFQKGYLVNWDVQRQVWDYLFGKEMYQVDFLDTNIIITEPYFNFTSIQESMNEILFEEYQFQAVLRVNAGALSAHRYFRDNPSELCCIIVDSGYSFTHIVPYCRSKKKKEAIIRINVGGKLLTNHLKEIISYRQLHVMDETHVINQVKEDVCYVSQDFYKDMDIAKLKGEDNTVMIDYVLPDFSTIKKGFCKPREEMVLSGKYKSGEQILRLANERFAVPEILFNPSDIGIQEMGIPEAIVYSIQNLPEEMQPHFFKNIVLTGGNSLFPGFRERVYSEVRCLTPTDYDVSVVLPENPITYSWEGGKLISENDDFEDMVVTREDYEENGHSVCEEKFDI; from the exons ATGACGACCCTAGTTCTGGATAATGGAGCTTACAACGCCAAAATCGGTTACAGCCATGACAGTGTCTC GGTTATTCCCAATTGTCAGTTCAGATCCAAAACAGCACGTCTTAAAACATTTACTGCTAACCAGATTGATGAAATAAAAGACCCTTCAGGACTCTTTTACATCCTTCCTTTTCAAAAG ggatACTTGGTGAATTGGGATGTCCAACGACAAGTTTGGGATTATCTTTTTGGAAAAGAAATGTATCAG GTTGATTTTTTAGATACTAATATTATTATAACAGAACCATATTTTAACTTCACTTCAATCCAAGAATCAATGAATGAGATCCTATTTGAAGAATATCAGTTCCAAGCAGTATTAAGAGTAAATG CCGGCGCGCTCAGCGCACACAGGTATTTCCGAGATAACCCTTCTGAGCTGTGCTGCATCATTGTTGACAGTGGCTATTCCTTCACGCACATTGTTCCTTACtgtagaagcaaaaagaaaaaagaagcaattaTTCG GATAAATGTGGGTGGAAAGCTCTTAACGAACCATCTAAAAGAGATCATATCCTACAG GCAGCTGCATGTGATGGATGAAACTCACGTGATTAATCAAGTGAAAGAAGACGTATGCTACGTGTCTCAGGATTTTTACAAAGACATGGACATTGCCAA GCTAAAAGGAGAAGACAATACAGTGATGATTGACTATGTTCTGCCTGACTTCAGTACAATTAAAAAGGGCTTTTGTAAG CCCAGAGAAGAGATGGTGCTGAGTGGGAAGTATAAATCTGGGGAACAGATTCTTCGCCTTGCCAACGAGAGATTTGCTGTGCCAGAGATACTGTTTAACCCCTCTGATATCGGCATTCAGGAGATGGGGATCCCAGAAGCCATTGTCTACTCAATCCAAAACCTACCTGAAG aaatgcagCCACATTTTTTTAAGAACATCGTTTTGACGGGAGGAAATTCCCTTTTCCCCGGATTCAGAGAGCGTGTTTACTCAGAAGTTCGGTGTTTGACGCCAACAGACTATGACGTTTCTGTCGTGCTGCCTGAGAA CCCCATCACGTACTCCTGGGAAGGTGGGAAGTTGATATCCGAAAACGATGACTTTGAAGATATGGTGGTTACAAGAGAAGATTATGAAGAAAATGGACATAGTGTCTGTGAAGAGAAATTTGATATTTAA